One segment of Polyangiaceae bacterium DNA contains the following:
- a CDS encoding heme exporter protein CcmB translates to MKHFKRFLRQAVIIARKDLAIELSTGEIVTTSGFFAVLVAVIASLAFHAGQQTTQNVAPGVIWVAVAFASVLAIGRSWQREREEGALSGLLVLPLSRAALFAGKAVSIAIFVWFVELIVVPVAALLFAVDLLETGLGLALISLAATPGIAAVGTLFGAMTVRTRARDLVLASVFFPLLAPTLLAAVAGTRELFGGASLSELFDYIAIMGVFGVVFTAGGLGLFESLIDG, encoded by the coding sequence AGCGGTCATCATCGCTCGCAAAGATCTCGCAATCGAGCTGTCCACGGGCGAAATCGTCACGACGAGTGGTTTTTTCGCGGTGCTCGTGGCGGTCATTGCGTCGCTCGCATTTCACGCGGGGCAGCAGACCACGCAGAATGTCGCGCCGGGCGTCATTTGGGTCGCCGTTGCATTCGCGTCCGTTTTGGCCATTGGTCGAAGCTGGCAGCGCGAGCGTGAAGAAGGCGCGCTATCTGGGCTTTTGGTCTTGCCGTTGTCGCGGGCGGCTCTATTTGCCGGAAAAGCGGTCAGCATTGCGATTTTCGTATGGTTCGTGGAGCTCATCGTCGTGCCGGTCGCAGCGCTGCTTTTTGCCGTGGATCTTTTGGAAACGGGCCTTGGGCTCGCGTTGATTTCGCTCGCTGCAACGCCGGGGATTGCGGCTGTCGGAACGCTTTTCGGCGCCATGACGGTGCGCACGCGAGCTCGCGACTTGGTGCTCGCGAGCGTCTTTTTCCCGCTGCTCGCGCCGACGCTGCTCGCGGCGGTGGCGGGAACGCGTGAGCTATTTGGCGGCGCGTCTTTGAGCGAGCTATTTGACTACATAGCCATCATGGGTGTGTTCGGCGTGGTGTTCACCGCCGGTGGTTTAGGCTTATTCGAATCGCTGATCGATGGGTGA
- a CDS encoding addiction module protein, with amino-acid sequence MPPDLQRLTDEILSMPAASRALLARIILDSLGTSETEEIERSWAREAGERTRQIDAGEVELLDGDDVMRELRAMCQ; translated from the coding sequence ATGCCGCCTGATCTGCAACGGCTCACCGACGAGATCCTTTCCATGCCCGCGGCGTCGCGAGCGCTGCTGGCGCGCATCATTCTAGACAGCCTTGGTACATCGGAAACTGAGGAGATCGAGCGTAGTTGGGCACGCGAGGCCGGCGAGCGGACACGTCAGATCGATGCGGGCGAGGTAGAATTGCTCGATGGTGACGACGTAATGCGAGAATTACGCGCAATGTGCCAATGA
- a CDS encoding type II toxin-antitoxin system RelE/ParE family toxin, which produces MRRFKFHPAARKELREAILFYDERAAGLGREFLDEVNVTIRRICDMPAAWPKLTEGVRRCAMHRFPYGIIYRETNRMIEIVAVMHQHRHPDSWKGR; this is translated from the coding sequence ATGAGGCGATTCAAGTTCCATCCGGCGGCGCGCAAAGAGCTGCGTGAAGCGATTTTGTTCTACGACGAACGTGCGGCTGGATTGGGTCGAGAATTCTTGGACGAGGTCAACGTCACGATCCGTCGAATTTGTGACATGCCAGCAGCATGGCCCAAGCTAACCGAGGGCGTAAGGCGTTGCGCAATGCATCGCTTTCCCTACGGAATCATTTACAGGGAAACGAATCGCATGATCGAGATCGTTGCCGTCATGCATCAGCACCGTCACCCCGATAGCTGGAAGGGCCGCTGA
- a CDS encoding right-handed parallel beta-helix repeat-containing protein: MNTRNVALSSFALLLSAFLLPACGEPAAPAGPPAPDYTGCDKVVQPSANDGENVQEALINAAADSTVCLGPGTFKFDTELSIAVTGLELRGQGKDVTILDFSGQKVGANGIQITSDRVMVEAFAVKNPPGDGIRATGVKDITFRKVAVIWDADGSLKNGAYGLYPVSSEGVTIEGCVVKGSRDAGVYVGQSKRVLLRDNEAYGNVAGYELENTIEAEAYGNHAHDNTAGFLIFNLPDLPIQNGGVGRSLVHDNIFENNNLPNFAEPGTMVANVPHGCGMVLLATDQNEIAHNQIRGNDTTGVLILSFTETFVGTSSDPNFDEYPEGNYIHDNTFTSNGLLPAPTIGAIVVAEPVPDVLDDGCVDPQKMNAMGELTNCLKNNGNATYANLGVCDGFKESTDIGPVTCEHPPVAPEAP; this comes from the coding sequence ATGAACACCCGTAACGTCGCCCTTTCTTCGTTTGCCCTTTTGCTTTCTGCATTCCTGCTCCCTGCCTGCGGCGAACCTGCTGCGCCCGCGGGTCCGCCCGCGCCCGATTACACAGGATGCGACAAGGTCGTCCAGCCGTCCGCGAACGATGGCGAAAATGTGCAAGAGGCGCTCATCAATGCGGCGGCCGATAGCACTGTGTGCCTTGGCCCTGGCACGTTCAAATTCGACACCGAGCTATCCATTGCGGTAACTGGCCTCGAGCTTCGAGGTCAAGGCAAAGACGTCACCATCCTCGACTTCAGCGGCCAAAAAGTTGGCGCCAACGGTATTCAAATCACGAGCGACCGCGTGATGGTCGAAGCGTTTGCCGTGAAGAACCCGCCGGGTGACGGCATCCGCGCGACCGGCGTAAAAGACATTACATTCCGCAAAGTCGCGGTCATCTGGGATGCCGATGGGTCGCTCAAGAATGGCGCCTACGGCCTTTATCCCGTCAGCAGCGAGGGCGTTACCATCGAAGGTTGCGTCGTCAAAGGTTCGCGTGACGCGGGCGTGTACGTGGGCCAATCGAAACGCGTCCTGCTCCGCGATAATGAAGCGTATGGAAACGTCGCCGGTTACGAGCTCGAAAACACCATCGAAGCCGAGGCGTATGGCAATCACGCGCACGACAACACCGCCGGATTCCTCATCTTCAATTTGCCCGACCTGCCCATCCAAAACGGTGGCGTCGGACGATCGCTCGTGCACGACAACATCTTTGAAAACAACAACTTGCCGAATTTCGCCGAACCCGGCACGATGGTGGCCAACGTACCGCACGGCTGCGGCATGGTGCTGCTCGCGACGGATCAAAATGAAATCGCGCACAACCAAATTCGCGGCAACGACACGACGGGCGTGCTCATTCTGAGCTTCACGGAAACGTTCGTCGGTACGTCGAGCGATCCCAACTTCGACGAATACCCCGAAGGCAACTACATTCACGACAACACGTTCACGAGCAATGGGCTGTTGCCTGCTCCGACGATTGGGGCCATCGTGGTTGCCGAGCCGGTTCCCGATGTCTTGGACGATGGATGCGTGGATCCGCAAAAGATGAACGCGATGGGTGAATTGACCAATTGTCTGAAAAACAATGGCAATGCCACCTACGCGAACCTCGGCGTATGCGACGGCTTCAAAGAGTCGACGGATATCGGTCCGGTGACGTGCGAACATCCGCCCGTCGCTCCGGAAGCGCCGTAA
- a CDS encoding RNA polymerase sigma factor — MRALDLLAPLFFSRASQAAQEDELIERLRRGDNAAIAEVYDEHYASVRAFARRLTGDDAAAEDLVHDVFVTLPSAAQRFRGESSLKTFLVSIAVNHARHYVRAAARRRAMMEKLGCEPLPETPNPEREVNRAALAKALHRALDELPDAQRVAFVLCEVEERSAREAAEIMGVPEATARTRLFHAKQKLRALLDEEESR; from the coding sequence ATGAGGGCCCTCGATCTGCTAGCGCCGCTCTTTTTCTCGCGCGCCTCACAGGCCGCGCAGGAAGACGAGCTCATCGAGCGGCTGCGCCGAGGAGATAACGCGGCGATCGCCGAGGTGTATGACGAACATTACGCCTCGGTGCGCGCCTTTGCCCGGCGCCTCACGGGCGACGATGCGGCGGCCGAGGACCTCGTCCACGACGTGTTCGTGACCCTTCCGAGCGCGGCGCAGCGTTTTCGGGGCGAATCGTCGCTGAAGACGTTTCTCGTGTCGATCGCCGTGAACCACGCGCGGCATTATGTGCGCGCTGCTGCGCGACGGCGCGCGATGATGGAGAAGCTCGGGTGCGAACCTTTGCCGGAGACGCCGAACCCTGAGCGCGAGGTAAACCGCGCGGCGCTCGCAAAGGCGCTGCATCGCGCGCTCGACGAGCTGCCTGACGCGCAACGAGTGGCTTTCGTGCTCTGCGAAGTGGAGGAGCGGAGCGCGCGAGAAGCGGCGGAGATCATGGGCGTACCCGAGGCGACGGCGCGCACGCGCTTGTTCCACGCGAAGCAGAAGCTCCGGGCCCTGCTCGACGAGGAGGAGAGCCGATGA
- a CDS encoding (2Fe-2S)-binding protein, producing the protein MFRRTGPLRDPVTVYLDGSALPAERGEPLAVSLLAAGKTILSRSPKLHRPRSASCMRGGCEGCLMRVQGTPNVMTCLEPARGDERIESQNVVGSRKADLLRVNDWLFPHGFDHHHFMTDVPALGPLVQSFARKISGLGRLPSEAQPMQPARRVDADVVVIGAGLAGLVVTRRLEARGKRVVLVDDGVRIGGSLNALPDRTELCDSLRPKEATVFVRATAAGVYLGEVVVATADEAVVVRANDKVFATGAHDGVLAFGGNDLPGVFSARALCVMLAYGVEPEEAFVVVGDGFWADELGRRLGDRVIRIGEDAIVGVRGTSGVKSVTVRDGQGEKTIRTKVVGVSSHGAPAFELAAQAGASVRFEADRGYAIECDRNGRAGDGLWAVGECTGQPFDVDGIMEAAERCARAILGE; encoded by the coding sequence ATGTTTCGGCGCACAGGGCCACTCCGAGATCCAGTCACAGTCTACCTCGATGGGTCAGCCTTGCCTGCCGAGCGTGGAGAACCTCTGGCCGTATCGCTCCTCGCAGCGGGAAAAACCATCCTTTCGCGCAGCCCCAAGCTTCACAGGCCGCGAAGCGCATCGTGCATGCGAGGTGGTTGCGAAGGTTGTTTGATGCGCGTGCAAGGCACGCCGAACGTGATGACGTGTCTCGAGCCAGCGCGCGGCGACGAACGCATCGAGTCGCAAAACGTCGTAGGATCGCGCAAGGCGGATCTTTTGAGGGTGAACGATTGGCTCTTTCCGCACGGCTTCGATCATCATCACTTCATGACGGACGTGCCGGCGCTCGGCCCGCTCGTTCAAAGCTTTGCACGCAAAATATCCGGCCTCGGACGGCTGCCGTCGGAAGCGCAGCCGATGCAGCCTGCGCGTCGTGTCGATGCAGACGTCGTGGTGATTGGCGCAGGCCTCGCGGGGCTCGTCGTGACGCGTCGGCTCGAAGCTCGAGGCAAACGCGTTGTGCTGGTGGACGATGGCGTGCGGATCGGCGGGTCGCTCAATGCATTGCCTGATCGCACCGAGCTATGCGATTCGCTGCGTCCCAAAGAAGCGACGGTGTTTGTCCGGGCCACCGCAGCGGGGGTTTATCTGGGCGAGGTCGTGGTGGCAACGGCGGACGAAGCGGTGGTCGTTCGAGCCAACGACAAGGTATTCGCGACGGGCGCGCATGATGGGGTGCTCGCATTCGGCGGCAATGATTTGCCAGGCGTGTTTTCGGCACGAGCGTTATGCGTGATGCTGGCGTACGGCGTGGAGCCGGAAGAGGCGTTTGTCGTGGTAGGGGACGGCTTTTGGGCTGACGAGCTGGGGAGGCGCCTCGGGGATCGGGTGATACGCATTGGCGAAGACGCCATCGTGGGCGTGCGAGGAACGAGTGGGGTCAAGAGCGTGACCGTGCGTGATGGACAAGGCGAGAAAACGATTCGGACGAAGGTCGTAGGGGTTTCGAGTCACGGTGCGCCGGCATTCGAGCTTGCGGCGCAGGCGGGGGCGTCCGTGCGATTCGAGGCGGATCGCGGTTATGCAATCGAATGCGATCGAAATGGTCGCGCGGGAGACGGATTGTGGGCCGTTGGGGAATGCACGGGGCAGCCGTTCGACGTGGATGGCATCATGGAGGCGGCCGAGCGATGTGCGCGAGCGATTCTTGGTGAATGA
- a CDS encoding N-acetylmuramoyl-L-alanine amidase, with amino-acid sequence MTRTLGLRMILPVISTSLLLTGCGDAGMEFAENFGGTEAPGVKQYPYQAQFEAASKKFNVPVPILVAIGYSETRLYHVPGEESDIEGLPPTYGVMALRGDAISKGAELAGVPETDVQADPGANIMAAAALLDQHATTLDVDRDDLGAWAPAIAALFDNPNLEASSHFIHEEVYRVLREGITAPEDSGMGEILKAVRHVTANFPFLHVTLRGGELPRAFYSGAIWRPAPAANYTSGRRGHDVELLVVHTCAGSYTSCWGWLTSLKNPSRTSAHYVVNETGSEVSALVDEMDTAHHVGKSWQGLPTNPRSIGIEHGGFSYSLANPWTEGQLAASANLACDVVKRHNLVRDRNHILGHYQPDPVNRPNDPGIDFPWAVYMSRITECLGESGGDKDGDKRGVR; translated from the coding sequence ATGACGCGTACGCTCGGCTTGCGGATGATTTTGCCCGTCATATCGACATCCCTGCTGCTCACCGGATGTGGTGACGCGGGAATGGAGTTCGCAGAGAATTTTGGGGGTACGGAGGCGCCGGGCGTCAAACAATATCCATATCAGGCGCAATTCGAGGCAGCGTCGAAAAAGTTCAACGTGCCGGTGCCGATTCTCGTGGCGATCGGGTATTCCGAAACGCGCCTTTATCACGTCCCCGGGGAAGAATCGGACATCGAAGGATTACCGCCGACGTATGGTGTCATGGCTTTGCGTGGCGACGCCATTTCAAAAGGCGCCGAGCTCGCGGGTGTCCCGGAAACGGACGTCCAAGCAGACCCAGGGGCAAACATCATGGCCGCGGCCGCATTGCTCGATCAGCACGCCACGACCCTCGATGTCGATCGTGACGACCTTGGCGCGTGGGCGCCCGCCATTGCCGCATTGTTCGACAATCCAAACCTCGAAGCGTCCTCGCATTTCATTCACGAGGAAGTGTATCGCGTGCTCCGTGAAGGCATCACCGCACCCGAGGACAGCGGCATGGGCGAAATTCTAAAAGCCGTCCGGCACGTCACCGCCAATTTCCCGTTTCTGCACGTGACGCTGCGTGGAGGCGAGCTGCCCCGAGCGTTTTATTCAGGCGCGATATGGCGACCGGCGCCGGCAGCCAATTACACGTCGGGGCGCAGAGGTCACGACGTCGAGCTTCTCGTCGTGCACACCTGCGCTGGCAGTTATACGTCCTGTTGGGGCTGGTTGACGTCGCTGAAAAATCCCAGCAGGACGAGCGCCCATTACGTCGTCAATGAGACCGGCTCGGAGGTCTCGGCGCTCGTCGACGAAATGGATACGGCGCACCACGTCGGCAAATCGTGGCAAGGGCTTCCGACGAACCCGCGTTCGATCGGTATCGAACACGGCGGTTTTTCGTACTCGCTTGCCAACCCATGGACCGAAGGACAACTCGCCGCGTCGGCCAACCTCGCGTGCGATGTCGTCAAACGCCACAACCTCGTACGCGACCGCAATCATATCCTTGGCCATTACCAACCCGATCCCGTCAATCGCCCGAATGATCCGGGCATCGACTTTCCCTGGGCCGTTTACATGAGCCGCATCACTGAATGCCTCGGCGAGTCCGGTGGTGATAAAGATGGTGACAAACGAGGTGTACGGTGA
- a CDS encoding tellurite resistance/C4-dicarboxylate transporter family protein — protein MTTSPGRLAAMHPAYFALVMATGIVSLACHTMELFVPAKVLFALNLAFYPALWILTMVRFVRHPSQVIADFRNHGRSVGFFTTVAATSVFGSQCLLVADAPRAAFAFWVAGIVLWALLTYAVFTIIVVKPEKPALAEGINGGWLVSVVAAQSVSVLGAQLAPHFGDSAPIALLFCLAMWLGAGMLYLWIISLIFYRYAFFAMSPSDLAPPYWINMGAAAISTLAGTMLVAAAPHSPVIDQVLPFVRGLTLAWWATATWWIPMLLILGAWRHLVRRFPLRYDPLYWGAVFPLGMYTVCTARLSHVVDAGYLLSISRVFVYVALGAWALAALGMTLSLVRQGRGSPDVAPSAKP, from the coding sequence ATGACCACCTCGCCGGGGCGACTTGCCGCGATGCACCCGGCGTATTTCGCGCTGGTCATGGCGACCGGTATCGTCTCGTTGGCTTGTCACACGATGGAGCTCTTTGTTCCGGCGAAGGTGCTCTTTGCGCTCAATCTTGCATTCTACCCGGCGCTTTGGATCCTCACGATGGTGCGATTCGTGCGCCACCCGTCGCAGGTGATTGCCGATTTTCGCAACCACGGTCGTTCGGTCGGCTTTTTCACGACCGTGGCGGCGACCTCCGTATTTGGTTCCCAGTGCCTATTGGTTGCCGATGCGCCTCGCGCTGCATTTGCGTTCTGGGTGGCGGGGATAGTGCTTTGGGCGCTGCTCACGTATGCGGTGTTCACGATCATCGTCGTGAAGCCGGAGAAGCCTGCGTTGGCCGAGGGGATCAACGGCGGCTGGCTCGTATCCGTCGTCGCTGCGCAATCGGTGAGCGTGCTCGGCGCGCAGCTCGCGCCGCATTTCGGGGATAGCGCGCCCATTGCGCTTTTGTTTTGCCTCGCGATGTGGCTCGGGGCCGGCATGCTTTATTTGTGGATCATTTCGCTCATTTTTTATCGTTATGCATTCTTCGCGATGAGCCCCTCGGATTTGGCGCCGCCTTATTGGATCAACATGGGTGCGGCGGCCATTTCGACGCTTGCTGGCACGATGCTCGTCGCCGCGGCGCCTCATTCGCCGGTCATCGACCAGGTGCTCCCGTTCGTGCGCGGATTGACCTTGGCGTGGTGGGCGACGGCGACCTGGTGGATCCCGATGCTCCTCATTTTGGGCGCGTGGCGGCATCTTGTACGACGATTCCCGCTCCGTTATGATCCTCTATATTGGGGCGCCGTCTTCCCGCTCGGCATGTACACCGTCTGCACGGCGCGGTTATCGCACGTCGTCGATGCGGGGTATTTGCTTTCCATTTCGCGTGTATTCGTCTACGTGGCGCTTGGCGCGTGGGCGCTTGCCGCACTGGGAATGACGTTGTCGCTCGTTCGCCAAGGTCGAGGCTCACCCGATGTTGCTCCATCGGCAAAGCCGTGA